A stretch of Microbulbifer bruguierae DNA encodes these proteins:
- a CDS encoding acyl-CoA dehydrogenase — protein MSTLRQKWITTPLLKWIKKVLPPISDTEREAMEAGEVWWDAQLLSGKPDWEQLLNMGPPELSEAEQAFLNGPVEELCRMLDDWQISYEDHDISPEIWDFLKKNRFFGIIIPEQFGGLGFSPSAHAQIVTKISTRSTTVGVTVMVPNSLGPGELLMAHGTEAQKNYYLPRLADGQEIPCFGLTSPEAGSDAASMVDHGVVCYEEYQGEKTLGMRVNWHKRYITLGPVATILGLAFKLYDPEHILGDQEELGITVALVPTDTPGVTIGQRHIPALQAFMNGPNWGKDVFLPMDWIIGGQENIGRGWHMLMSALAAGRGISLPSLSTGGAKLAARTTGAYAHVREQFGIPIGKFEGVQRRLAEIAGIAYVLDSAHKTTTRALDQGRKPAVISAIMKAHATNGLRQAINDAMDIHAGKAVIDGPSNYLGNVYRAVPVAITVEGANILTRSLMIFGQGAIRCHPYLLQEMEAATNPDHDAGVQELDALLPKHFLFQVKTFARAVFHGWTGGLFASSPKGVGDATKYYRQMNRYSAVLTLVTEISLMSLGGELKRKEMISARLGDVLSELYLMSCTLKRFKDDGSPRTDRPLLEFAMRSGFHNIEVSLIEVFHNFPLRFVGQLMQFLTMPWGHSIRAASDRQAQACANLIMEPSETRDRLTAGVFPGVTGDGIDIVEKAFLSSHETAAIREKMKKGGLRALRPDTIDKAVADKLITEEEGAQIKVTFDAVDKAIQVDHFESLSKSA, from the coding sequence ATGAGTACCCTGCGCCAGAAGTGGATCACTACCCCCCTGTTGAAATGGATCAAAAAGGTCTTGCCGCCAATCTCGGATACCGAACGGGAGGCGATGGAGGCGGGAGAGGTATGGTGGGACGCACAACTCCTTTCGGGTAAGCCAGACTGGGAACAGTTACTGAATATGGGGCCACCTGAACTGAGCGAGGCAGAACAGGCTTTTCTTAACGGGCCGGTAGAGGAACTCTGCCGTATGCTCGACGACTGGCAGATCTCCTACGAAGACCACGATATATCCCCTGAAATCTGGGACTTCCTCAAGAAAAACCGCTTTTTCGGTATTATTATTCCCGAGCAATTTGGCGGCCTCGGCTTCTCCCCCTCGGCACATGCGCAAATCGTCACCAAGATTTCCACCCGCAGCACCACGGTCGGCGTCACTGTCATGGTGCCCAATTCTCTCGGCCCGGGAGAATTGCTGATGGCACATGGCACCGAAGCGCAAAAGAACTACTACCTGCCGCGACTGGCTGATGGACAGGAAATCCCCTGTTTTGGTCTCACCAGTCCGGAGGCCGGGTCCGATGCCGCTTCAATGGTCGACCATGGAGTGGTCTGCTACGAGGAGTATCAGGGCGAAAAGACCCTGGGTATGCGGGTGAACTGGCACAAACGCTATATCACCCTGGGGCCAGTGGCGACCATTCTCGGACTGGCCTTCAAGCTGTATGACCCGGAACACATTCTTGGTGATCAGGAGGAACTGGGCATCACCGTTGCTCTGGTGCCGACAGACACCCCCGGAGTAACCATTGGGCAGCGGCATATCCCCGCGTTGCAGGCGTTTATGAACGGTCCCAACTGGGGCAAGGACGTCTTTCTTCCCATGGACTGGATTATCGGCGGTCAGGAGAACATTGGCCGCGGCTGGCATATGTTGATGAGCGCGCTGGCTGCCGGGCGGGGCATCTCGCTGCCGTCGCTGTCTACTGGCGGGGCCAAACTCGCCGCGCGTACCACCGGTGCCTACGCCCACGTTCGCGAGCAGTTCGGGATTCCCATCGGCAAGTTCGAAGGCGTACAGCGTCGTCTTGCAGAAATTGCCGGTATTGCCTATGTACTGGATTCCGCCCACAAAACCACCACCCGCGCGCTGGATCAGGGGCGCAAGCCGGCCGTCATTTCTGCGATTATGAAGGCACATGCCACCAATGGACTGCGCCAGGCGATCAACGATGCCATGGACATTCATGCGGGCAAGGCGGTCATCGATGGCCCGAGTAATTATCTGGGGAATGTGTACCGTGCTGTGCCGGTCGCTATTACGGTGGAAGGGGCCAATATCCTGACCCGCAGCCTGATGATCTTCGGGCAGGGCGCCATCCGTTGTCATCCCTATCTGTTGCAGGAAATGGAGGCCGCCACCAACCCGGATCATGATGCCGGGGTGCAAGAGCTGGATGCATTGCTGCCGAAACATTTCCTGTTCCAGGTTAAAACTTTCGCCCGCGCGGTGTTCCACGGCTGGACCGGTGGGCTTTTTGCCAGCAGCCCGAAAGGCGTCGGCGATGCGACCAAGTACTATCGGCAGATGAACCGCTACTCGGCGGTACTGACGCTGGTGACCGAAATCTCACTGATGTCGCTGGGCGGTGAGCTCAAGCGCAAGGAAATGATTTCTGCACGGCTCGGAGATGTATTGAGCGAACTCTACCTGATGAGCTGCACACTGAAGCGATTCAAGGACGACGGAAGCCCGAGGACAGATCGACCACTGCTGGAATTTGCCATGCGCTCCGGCTTTCACAATATTGAAGTGAGCCTGATTGAGGTCTTCCACAATTTCCCCCTGCGCTTTGTCGGACAGTTGATGCAGTTCCTGACCATGCCCTGGGGACACAGTATCCGCGCAGCTTCCGACCGTCAGGCACAGGCCTGCGCCAACCTGATAATGGAACCCTCGGAAACCCGCGACCGTTTGACTGCCGGTGTATTCCCCGGTGTTACCGGTGACGGTATCGATATCGTCGAGAAGGCGTTTCTGAGCAGCCACGAAACGGCGGCTATTCGTGAAAAGATGAAGAAGGGCGGATTGCGTGCCTTGCGGCCGGATACCATCGACAAAGCCGTGGCCGATAAGCTGATTACCGAGGAGGAGGGCGCGCAGATCAAAGTAACCTTCGATGCAGTAGACAAGGCGATCCAGGTCGACCACTTCGAATCATTGTCCAAATCCGCCTGA
- a CDS encoding L,D-transpeptidase: protein MQKSSSSTPEKYLTELIPLACAGDLSASGTATSGYYRSVAAADKASREMHRLLVAAMLFVGVLVGSLWPSLGNAYTGTNWFDDDAAMHSSGSPSIRINLSEQKAYFYKGSRLVGVSNVSSGKAGFRTSAGHFRVLAKRPNHRSTIYGSYVDRSTGRVVKADVDTRKHRRPPGTYYRGAKMNHYIRFNGGIGLHASGHVPRYPASHGCVRMPPHMAQKFFQYARVGMPVRVSY from the coding sequence ATGCAAAAATCTTCGTCGTCTACGCCAGAAAAATATCTCACAGAGCTGATACCTCTTGCCTGTGCCGGCGATCTGTCGGCAAGTGGAACCGCAACATCGGGTTATTACCGCAGTGTTGCCGCTGCCGACAAGGCCTCCCGGGAGATGCATCGACTGCTGGTGGCTGCCATGCTATTTGTGGGCGTTCTCGTTGGCAGCCTGTGGCCGAGCTTGGGGAATGCGTATACGGGAACCAACTGGTTCGATGACGACGCAGCGATGCATTCGTCCGGTTCACCGTCGATCCGGATCAACCTTAGTGAACAGAAGGCGTACTTCTATAAAGGTAGCCGTCTCGTTGGCGTGTCTAACGTATCGTCGGGAAAGGCCGGCTTTCGAACCAGTGCGGGCCACTTCCGGGTACTGGCCAAGCGTCCCAACCACCGCTCCACCATTTACGGCAGCTATGTAGACCGCAGTACCGGAAGGGTGGTGAAGGCAGACGTGGATACCCGCAAGCATCGCCGTCCTCCGGGCACCTACTACCGCGGCGCGAAAATGAATCACTATATCCGCTTTAATGGTGGTATCGGACTGCACGCATCGGGGCATGTTCCGCGCTACCCCGCGTCCCACGGGTGTGTGCGTATGCCGCCGCATATGGCGCAAAAGTTCTTCCAATATGCCCGCGTCGGAATGCCTGTTCGCGTGAGTTATTGA
- a CDS encoding DMT family transporter: MEISEPALFALILLSALAHAVWNAVVKHSEEGFLQLAMIRSVGLLVGAALATQLPLPGENALGFLLGGAFFQYLYFYLLSRSYLALDYGTAYPMARGVTPLMVATAALLFLDESLQPLQLTGILLVTCGIFALIMKELRVSGKGIFYSLGTGIAITGYTTLGAAGVRTVENPLSYVAWLEILSGGGIILTVLLTRPLIGFAFARTHFVRSSVSGVLATCGFGIALWATSVMPVAAVAATREVSILFAAVISVVLLNERFSAHRVFAALIIFTGIGTLALA, encoded by the coding sequence TTGGAAATATCTGAGCCTGCCTTATTTGCGCTGATCCTGCTGTCTGCGCTTGCTCACGCCGTATGGAATGCGGTTGTCAAACACAGCGAAGAAGGATTTCTACAACTGGCGATGATTCGCAGTGTCGGCCTGCTTGTGGGTGCGGCACTGGCTACCCAGTTGCCGCTGCCGGGAGAGAATGCGCTGGGGTTTCTGCTCGGCGGGGCCTTCTTTCAATACCTGTATTTCTACCTGCTTTCCCGTTCCTATCTAGCGCTGGATTATGGCACCGCATACCCCATGGCACGCGGGGTAACCCCGCTTATGGTTGCTACCGCCGCGCTTCTATTTCTGGATGAGTCTCTGCAGCCATTGCAGTTGACCGGTATTTTGCTGGTTACTTGCGGTATTTTTGCCCTGATCATGAAGGAGCTTCGCGTCAGCGGGAAAGGAATTTTCTATTCCCTGGGTACGGGTATTGCCATTACCGGGTACACCACATTGGGGGCTGCTGGCGTGCGCACCGTAGAGAATCCCCTTAGTTATGTGGCCTGGCTCGAAATCCTGTCTGGTGGCGGCATCATACTCACGGTTCTGCTCACCCGGCCGCTGATCGGGTTCGCCTTTGCTCGCACCCACTTTGTCCGTAGCTCGGTTTCCGGGGTACTGGCGACCTGCGGCTTTGGCATCGCACTGTGGGCCACCTCCGTAATGCCGGTGGCGGCAGTTGCCGCCACCCGTGAAGTCAGTATTCTGTTTGCCGCGGTAATATCCGTGGTGCTGCTGAATGAACGCTTCTCCGCGCACAGGGTATTTGCCGCGTTGATAATTTTTACTGGCATTGGCACTCTGGCACTTGCCTGA
- the rraA gene encoding ribonuclease E activity regulator RraA, protein MSQRISTPDLCDEYPDLIQVLEPMFINYGGKEQFGGEIVTIKCFEDNSLVREQVAKAGRGKVLVVDAGGSMRRACLGDLLAEKACVNGWEGILMYGCIRDVDAISELELGVQALGSHPMKTDKKGIGELNVAVTFGGVTFKPGEYVYADNNGVIVSPQSLIEIGNI, encoded by the coding sequence ATGAGCCAGCGTATTTCCACCCCGGACCTGTGCGATGAATACCCGGACCTGATACAGGTGCTGGAACCCATGTTCATTAACTACGGCGGTAAAGAGCAATTTGGGGGAGAGATCGTCACCATCAAATGCTTTGAAGACAATTCACTGGTGCGGGAACAGGTGGCTAAGGCGGGCAGGGGCAAAGTGCTGGTGGTGGATGCGGGCGGCTCCATGCGGCGCGCGTGTCTCGGTGATCTGCTGGCTGAAAAGGCCTGCGTCAATGGGTGGGAGGGGATCCTGATGTACGGGTGTATCCGCGATGTGGATGCCATTTCTGAGCTAGAGTTAGGAGTACAGGCGCTGGGAAGCCACCCTATGAAAACCGATAAAAAAGGTATCGGCGAACTTAACGTTGCGGTGACTTTTGGCGGCGTCACCTTTAAACCGGGAGAGTATGTGTACGCTGATAATAACGGTGTGATAGTTTCTCCCCAATCACTTATAGAAATTGGAAATATCTGA